The Paenibacillus sp. 481 DNA window AATCGTTAGCCGCTTCGAGCGTAAAGGATTTCAACTCGTAGCAGGTAAATTATTGGTCATCTCGCGCGAACAGGCAGAACATCATTATGCAGAGCATGCGGAAAAGCCGTTTTTCGGCGAGTTGGTGGACTTCATCACATCCGGTCCTGTATTCGGTATGGTATGGGAAGGCGATGACGTTATCGCGCTGTCGCGCTTGATGATCGGCAAGACGAAAGTAGCAGATGCACAACCGGGAACGATTCGCGGAGATTTTGCAGCGCATACGAACTTTAACTTGGTACATGGCTCCGACGCACCAGAGAGTGCAGCGCGTGAAATTGCGAATCTGTTCTCTGACAGTGAATTGCTTACGTATTCGCGCGCAGTTCAACCTTGGATTTAATGGGTATTATCGGTTGCAAATAGGCGACCGTCATTTTTTGAAGTTTTATGTAAGCTCTTTCATGAAGCAGGATAATAGGAAGGACACGGCGAATACGTTATATTCGACCGTGTTCTTTTTTTTATTACATAAAGTAATAACGGTTGTTACATACGCGCCGGAGAGTGAATGACATGCGAGAACGACTAGATCCGCTCGTACCAGAATCATCAGCTACAATCACGTATAGTGAAGCGGACAATCAAGATTATATTTTTTTCGTGGACCAAGTTAGGAAACTAACAGGAATTGATTTGGCCCAGTACAAAGAAGCACAAATGCGTCGACGTTTGACCACGCTTCGTATCAAAAATGGATACAGCTCGTTCCAAGCCTTTTTCGAGGGAATTAAGCAAGATAAGCGATTGTTAGCTGAATTTCTTGATCGAATGACGATAAACGTATCCGAATTTTGGCGTAATCCATTGCGGTGGATAACGCTGAAAGAGCGTGTGCTGCCCATGTTGACTGAGACGAACCGCCGCTTGCATTGCTGGAGTGCCGCTTGTTCGACCGGGGAAGAACCATACACGCTAGCCATGATACTGGACGATGCGGGATTGCTACAACAAGCACGAGTGGATGCTTCCGATTTAGATGACAATGCTTTGGCTCGTGCCAAAGATGCGTGGTACGTAGAACGTTCTTTGAAAGACGTGCCAGTCGACTTTAAGCAGCGCTACTTTAAGGAAGATCAGGCAGGGTATCGAATCGAAGAACGTTTAAAGCGCTCCATTCAATACCGTAAGCAGAACCTGCTTACAGACCGATTTGAATCGAATCTAGATCTCATTATTTGTCGCAATGTGATGATCTATTTTACAGAAGAAGCGAAGCATGATTTGTATATGAAGTTTGCACAGTCGCTACGTCCGGGAGGCGTGCTGTTTGTAGGGAGCACAGAGCAAATTTTTAACCCTGGACAGTATGGATTAGAAACAATGGAAACGTTTTTCTATCGACGCACGAGTGCGAAGCTATAAAGCATCAACGTTAATCTATGTAATCAGATGGTCATTTGTAGAAATTCTTTAAATCGTAACACATTCCATGTTACACGATGCGATTTGCCTTCAAAAGCACGTCTCATGCACGTTTATGCGTGTATGGTACGTGCTTTTGCTTTGTAGATTGCTTTCTTGTCAAACGGAAACGGCTATACTATAATGAGCAAAAGGATCGAAAGATTTTAGTCGTTCACAGCACAAACGCTTAAAAGGGGGAAAAGCAAGTGAGCCTACGTTACTTGACAGCAGGGGAGACACACGGACCTCAACTGACTGCAATCATTGAAGGAATGCCTAGCAACTTGGAAATCAATTTTGAACGTTTAAATGATCAACTACTACGTCGTCAAAAAGGGTATGGAAGAGGACGTCGTATGCAAATTGAAACGGACACAGCAGCAATAGTAGGTGGTGTGCGCCATGGACGTACAACTGGTGCACCTATTGCGCTCGTTGTTGAAAATAAAGATTGGAAACACTGGACGAAAATTATGAACGTGGAACCTATCGAAGGCACGGACGAAGAAAAGCGCCGTGTTCATCGTCCACGTCCAGGTCATGCTGATTTGAACGGTGGTCTAAAGTATCAGCTCAAAGATTTGCGAAACGTACTAGAGCGCTCCAGCGCTCGCGAAACAGCAGCGCGTGTAGCGGTCGGTGCAGTAGCTCGCCAGCTGTTGGAGGCGTTTGGCATTAAAATTGCCGGACAGGTTATTCGTATCGGCGAAATTGAGGCACCTGCCCATAACTTGCCTATCGATGAAATTATCGAACGCACAGAGCAATCCTCCGTGCGGGTAGTCGATGCAGATACAGAAGCGAAGATGGAAGCTTACATCGACCAAATTAAAGCCGAAGGTGATTCGATCGGTGGCATTGTGGAATGCATCATCGAAGGCGTACCTGTTGGCTTGGGCAGTTATGTGCAATACGACAGAAAGCTTGATGGACGAATTGCACAAGCGGTTATGTCTATCAATGCGTTTAAAGGTGTTGAAATTGGCATTGGTTTTGAGGCAGGCCACTTGCGTGGATCGCAAGTGCATGATGAAATTTTGTATGACGCAGAGAACGGCTATACACGTGCTACGAATCGTCTTGGCGGTTTTGAGGGCGGCATCACGAACGGTATGCCGATTGTCGTGCGCGGCGTAATGAAGCCGATTCCAACGTTGTATAAGCCATTGCAAAGCGTAGATATCGATACGAAAGAGCCGTTTACGGCACAAGTTGAGCGTTCCGATGCATGCGCAGTTCCTGCGGCTAGCGTCGTTATGGAACATGTTGTGGCTTGGGAAGTGGCCAAAGCATTGTTAGAAAAGTTCGGCGGCGACTCCATGGAGGAGATTCAAGCGAACATTAACAATTTCAACGAGCAGGTAGCTCGTTACTAATGCGGCGAGCATAATGTAGAGGTGAGCGTCTTGAAGCACGATGAAATAAAGCGAAATGAGCAATTAGGCGCTAGCGAACTAACTGTACAGTTAGGTGAACGTTCATATCCGATCTGGATCGGTAGCGGCTTGCTAAATCGAATTGGAGAGGCGTTTGCCTTGTTGAACATTTCGAATAGTAGCCCATTACTTATTATTACAGATTCGCATGTAGCACCCCGATATTTAAATACAGCAGTCGAAGCGCTGCGAGAAGCGGGCTATCGTGTGTTTGAGCATGTTATTCCAGCTGGAGAGTCATCTAAGTCGCTAGGCGTCTTTGAGGAGTGCGTCACGGCTGCATTACAAGCAGGCTTAGACCGTAAGTCAACGATTATTGCGCTAGGCGGAGGTGTCGTTGGCGATTTAGCGGGGTTCGTCGCAGCTACTTATATGCGTGGAGTTCGATTTATTCAGGTGCCGACCACGATTTTGGCACATGACAGTAGTGTGGGTGGCAAAGTGGCGGTGAATCATCCACTGGCCAAAAATATTATCGGTGCCTTTTATCAACCTGAAGCGGTGCTGTACGATACAGCAACACTAGCTACCTTGCCAGATCGTGAAGTGAGGGCTGGTTTAGCGGAAATGTTGAAGCATGGCCTCATTTGGGATGCGGAATTTGCTTATTGGTGCAAAGACAACGCAGCTCAATTAGTGGCAGGGAACGAAGCGGCATTATCTTATGGATTATATAAAGGCTGTGCAGTTAAAGCCGAAGTGGTGTCACGCGATGAGCGTGAGAACGACTTGCGAGCCATTCTCAATTTGGGTCATACCATTGGACATGCCTTAGAGGCAGTTGGTGGTTACAATGAGCTGCTCCATGGTGAAGCGATTGCGATTGGAATGGTTGGCTCTGCACGAATTGGCGAGCGTTTAGGGACAGCAACTGACGTTGCAGCAACGACGAAGGCGATGTTTGAAGCGCTAGGCCTGCCGACGACGATTCCGTCACATTATGATACGGATGCTATTCTAGCCGCGATGATGCACGATAAAAAGTTTAGCGAAGGTCGGACGATGTTCGTTGTACCAACTTCGATCGGGCAAGTTGACATTCGCAAGGATGTGCCAATCGAGCTTGTGCGAGATATCGTGGAACAACTAAAACGGGAGGCGGGATAAGCATGTACGTAAGAGGAATTCGTGGGGCAACAACAGTTGAGCACAATGATGGCGCGCAAATACTAGAAGCGACTATTGAATTGCTGAAAGAAATTGTGGAGCAAAATGATGTGCAACCGGAATACATTGCGAGCGTATGGGTTACGATGACAGAGGATTTAGATGCAACGTTTCCAGCACGCGCTATTCGTGAAATGTCTGGCTGGGAGCTCGTGCCGCTTATGTGTGCTGTCGAAATTCCAGTACAAGGCAGCTTACCACGCTGTATTCGCTTAATGGTCATGATTAATACGGCCAAAGAGCAAGCCGACATTAACCATATTTATTTGCGTAATGCTAAAAGCTTGCGGCCGGATCTGGTAAGTCGTTAAAGTTGAAAAAAAAGGCAATTAAAGGCGTTGACCTCTTTCGATCATTCATGTATAGTTGGAATCAGCAGAGTTGAGCAGAGTTTAGTTTGAGATTGAGATGAGCAGAGTTTAGCCTAGTTTAGTGTAGTTGAGTGGAGACAAAGAACGAGTAGTTGATGTAGCGCAGCTATCATAAGATGGGATACGTGTATTTATTTTACACAATTCTATATCTTGGGTAGATGTTATTTCGCTATACCTTACAACCGTTTCTTTTGGTTCCAACCCAATTTCTCTCATCACAATTTCATCGCTAATGATTCAAGCCTCTACCATGCGTAGAGGCTTTTTTGATGCAGAATTGACCACTAATGCGCTATTCATGTACATGGATGGCACATTGGGAGTTGATTCTGCTGACACCTTCATAAAACTTGCAGCTCACTGTAAGGATAATAAACCGAGCCACGTGATCGCACATCGAATGCATCGTGGTCGGACATGAGGAGTGAAAGCGATGAATCCCCAAGTTGAAGAAGTTATACAATTAGCCCGACAATATAATGTGATACCGATTACGCGTACCGTCATGGCTGACACAGAAACACCTATAAGCCTGTTTCAGCGCTTACAGCACGAACCGTTTTCCTTTTTGCTGGAAAGTGTAGAGGGGGGCATTCAGTGGGCGCGACATTCGTTTATCGGCACAACACCTTTTCTTCGATTTCAAGGCAAAAATGGCAAGCTTATTGTCATTGAAAATGGAGTTGAGCAGCATATCGAAGAAAAGCCGCTTGCAGCGATTAAACGATTGCTACGCCGTTACCGCAGCCCTAAAATTAATGGATTACCCCCGCTGACTGGTGGTGCTATCGGTTTTTTTGGATATGATTTAGTACAGCAATATGAGCGGTTGCCGCAGCATGCTGTAGATGACATGCACACAAACGACATTCAATTTATGTTCTGTGATCAGTTGGTCGTATTTGACCACGTCAGACAGCAAATGCAGTTTATTGTGAACATACACATTCAGCCTGACGACACCGATGAGATGATTCGTGTTCGCTACGAGGAGAGTTGTCAAAAGCTACTACAGCTGCAAGCGAAGCTAACAGCGCCGTTGCCACGGCAGAAGCAAGTGAACTCGGATGCTTTTTTAGCGCGAATTGACGATATCGGTCCTGTACGCTCGAACGAGACAAAAGAGTCGTTTATCGCCAAAGTGGATCAGGCGAAGCAATATATTTTGGCCGGCGATATTTTTCAAGTTGTACTTTCACAGCGGTTTGAAAGAAAAACGACGGTTGATCCGTTAGATGTGTACCGGATGCTACGGATGACGAATCCTTCACCTTACATGTACGTGTTGAAAATGGAAGATGAGACGATCGTCGGAACATCACCGGAGGCGCTCGTGCGTGTAAATGGAGATAGAGTGGAGACACGTCCGATTGCAGGGACACGACCGCGAGGCAAAACGGAAGAGCAAGATATGGAGTTGGAACGCGAACTGTTGGCAGATGAAAAAGAGCGGGCTGAGCATTTGATGCTTGTGGACTTAGGCCGCAATGACATTGGTCGCGTGTGCGATTTCGGCTCGGTACGTTGCGACAAGTATATGGATATCGAGCGTTACTCGCACGTGATGCATATCGTGTCCAACGTTTCTGGAACGTTGCGGAAGGATAAAGACTTTTTTGATGCTTTCCTGTCTTGCTTGCCAGCAGGTACAGTCTCCGGTGCTCCTAAGTTGCGAGCCATGGAAATTATCGCAGAGCTAGAGCGGGAAGCGCGTGGAGCTTACGCTGGGGCAATCGGATATTTAGGATTTAACGGCAATATGGATACGTGTATTACGATTCGTACGATTATTTTTAAAGGTGGCTCAGCATACGTTCAGGCGGGTGCAGGCATTGTGTGGGATTCTGTACCGGAAAAAGAGTACGAAGAGACGGTCAATAAAGCGAAGGCTTTGCTTGTCGCGATTGAAATGGCAGAACGAGTCTTTAGCACTGACATCGCTGACCGTGTTGAGGCTGCAACGGTGAATACGCTAGAGAAGCGGCCGTTGCCTGTGAACTGGGACTATTACGTCGACACAGAGATGAGTCATTCAGCAACTGAAGAGCTGCATCGAAAGGAGCTGAGCGTATGACGTCCACAATCGAGCAAAATGGCCTAAAAGAGGCGTTGAGCCGCGTATTGGCTGGGGAGCACTTAAGTAGAGAGCTGGCATGCCAAGTGATGCAGGACATCATGGATGGCTATGCTACGCCAGCACAGATCGGTGCCTTGTTAGCTGGGCTCCGCCTTAAAGGGGAGACGGTGGAGGAGATCGTCGGGTTTGCACAGGCGATGCGCAGTCGTGCTAATCAGCTAGTTACAACTCGTGAACGATTGTTGGACACTTGTGGAACAGGCGGCTCGGGCATTCATAAATTCAATATTTCTACCGTATCGGCAATTATCGCCGCAGCTGGTTCTGTACGTGTGGCAAAGCATGGCAACCGCTCCGCATCTAGTCGTGCGGGCAGTGCAGATGTGCTTGAAGCGCTGGGTGTGCAAATTCAATTGAGCAGCGAGCAAGCTGCTGATTGTTTGGATCGTATCGGCATCTGCTTTATGTTTGCGCAAATGTTTCATCCAGCGATGAAGCATGCTGCGGGACCACGCAAAGAGCTTGGTGTGCGTACGGTGTTCAATATGCTTGGCCCGTTGACGAATCCAGCAGGTGCAGATCGTCAATTGCTCGGTATTTACGATCAGACGAAGACTGACACGATTGCGGCTGTACTGAGGGAGCTTGGCCTAAAGCGAGCGCTAGTCGTCGCGAGTGAAGATGGACTTGATGAAATTAGCTTGTCCGCACCTACGCGTGTCAGTGAGTTGAAAGACGGGGAACTGCGGACATATACGATTACACCAGAACAATTAGGCTTGCACACGCAGCCGTTAACAGAGGTGCTGGGCGGGGATGCCGTAACGAACGCGGCGCTCATCCGTCGAGTGCTGCAAGGAGAAAGAGGCGCTCATCGCGAAATTGTATTAGCGAACACAGGCGCATGCATTTATGTAGCCGGGCAAGCAGATTCGATTGCTGAAGGTGTGAGAACGGCGGAGCAATTGATCGATAGCGGTCGTGCTTATGCGAAGCTGGAGCAGTGGATTGAGACGACAGGGGGATTAAGTCATGTTTCTTGAACGAATTGTAGCTACGAAACGCGAGGAAGTCGCAGAGCTGCGTCAGCAGCTATCTCGGGCAGAAGCTGAACGTCGCATTGCCGCTTTAACGACGAACTGCCAATCGTTAAGCGCTGCGTTAACGAGCGGTCGGAAGCGTTCAGTAGGTCTTATCGCAGAGGTAAAAAAAGCATCTCCTTCAAAAGGGCTGATTCGCGCCGATTTTGATCCACCTGCAATTGTAAAGGACTATGTTGCCGCTGGCGCAGACGCATTGTCTGTGCTGACGGATCGGACTTATTTTCAAGGTGGAAATGAAATCTTGCAGCAGGTGCGTGCATTGACGACTCTACCGCTTTTGCGGAAAGAATTTATTATTGATGAGCTGCAAATTTTGGAGGCTCGATTGCTTGGTGCTGATGCGGTATTGCTAATCGCAGCCATTTTGAATGACGATGAATTGAAGCGGATGAATCAGCTCGCCCTTGATTTAGGGATGGAGGCGTTGATTGAGGTTCATGACGAAGCGGAACTGCGTAGAGTAGCAGAACTTGAACAGGTCAAGCTACTCGGAGTGAACAACCGCAACTTGCACACGTTTGTGACAGATATTTCTCAGACGAGCAAATTAAAGCCGCTTATCCCAGAAGGTTGTGTGTACATTAGCGAGAGTGGAATTCATTTGCCGGAGCATTTAACGATGCTGGCCGAGATCGGTGCAGACGCTGTTCTCGTTGGCGAGCACTTTATGCGGCAAGCTGACGTTCGTGGCGGGGTGGAACATTTAATGAGCGGACTTGATGCCCGACAATTTGCAACACAAGAGCTTCAACCAGGGGAATTAGGGATAGGAAGTCAGTCACGATGACTTTCGTAAAAATTTGCGGATTGCAAGATGTGGAAACGGCACGTGTGGTCACAAGGTTGAAGCCGGATCAGATTGGATTCGTATTTGCCCCAAGCAGGCGACAAATAGCTCCGTCTTTAGGCAGCGACATCATACAACAGCTGCGTGCTGAATTTGAACAGTGCCCAGAGTTTGTAGGTGTATTTGCCAGCCCGAAGAAGGAGGAGCTTGCTGCTGTGCTAAATACGGTGCCACTGGATGCGATTCAATTGCACATGCCTTTACATGTTCCGGTTGCGAGTGGTGTTGAGGCAACAGAGCGTGCAGTTGGTTCTCCAAGTGAAGGCTTGCAGCTGTTGAAATGGATCAAATCGAACTGGGACGTTCGTATTTGGTTGACCGTGCCTATCAGCACATCGATTTTGTCAGCAACGTCGGTTGAAAGAGATGCTGATCCAGCCTTAGGCGGATGGAATGCGATTGTGCATGCTGCTCCATACACGGATGTGTTGTTGTTGGATACGCATGATCCAATCCAAGGCGGAGGCTCCGGTAAGACGTTTAACTGGAGTGTTATTCCGAACTACATGGAGCAAGCGAAAACGTTGTCGTTACCGCTGTACGCAGCAGGAGGTTTAGATCCGAACAACGTGTCGGAATTAACAGCAAGTTATCCCATAGCTGGGGTAGATGTATCGAGTGGTGTTGAAACGAATGGTGTGAAAGACACCGTAAAAATAAAATCATTTATCGAAAGGGTGAGGGGAAATGTCATACACGGAACAACCACTTACACAAAAAAATAGCGACGAGCAGCAGCGAACGCTACCAGATGAAAATGGTAGATTTGGTTCATTTGGCGGTCGCTTTGTCCCTGAAACGTTGATGAATGCACTTATCGAGTTGGAAGAGGCGTATCGTCATCATATTAACGAGCCTGATTTTCAGACAGAATTGATATATTTGCTTAAGCAATATTCGGGTAGACCGACTCCACTATATTATGCAGAACGGCTAACGCAAGCGTTAGGCGGGGCGAAAATATATTTAAAGCGCGAAGATTTAAACCACACGGGTGCGCACAAAATTAATAACACGATCGGTCAGGCTTTGTTGGCAAAGCGCATGGGCAAGCATAAAGTGATCGCTGAAACGGGTGCAGGCCAACACGGTGTCGCCACAGCAACGGTTGCAGCACTACTTGGGATGGAATGCAAAGTATTTATGGGCGAAGAAGATATGAGACGCCAACGTTTAAATGTGTTTCGGATGCAATTGCTAGGAGCAGAGGTCATTCCGGTCGTGTCAGGCTCACGTACGCTGAAAGATGCAGGCAATGAGGCTTTACGCTACTGGGTAAGTCACGTCCACGATACGTTCTACATTCTCGGTTCTGTCGTGGGCCCTCATCCTTATCCTATGATGGTGCGCGATTTCCAACGGATTATTGGGGACGAGACACGTGCACAACTGCTTGAAACAGAAGGCCGTCTGCCCGATGTTTGTGTCGCTGCGGTCGGCGGCGGCAGTAATGCGATTGGTATGTTTTATCCATTTATTCAAGATCCAAGTGTCAAGCTAGTAGGTGTAGAGGCAGCTGGAAAAGGGATTGATACCCCGTATCATGCAGCGACCATGACTCTCGGCACGCCAGGTGTGTTCCAAGGCTCGATGAGCTACTTATTGCAGGACAAACATGGACAAGTGCAGCATGCACATTCGATATCAGCAGGATTAGACTATCCAGGTGTTGGCCCAGAGCACGCTTACTTAAATCATTCAGGACGTGCTACGTATGAGCCGATTACCGATCAGGAAGCGTTGGATGCGTTGCAATTTTTGAGCCGTAAGGAAGGGATTATTCCTGCGCTTGAATCCGCGCATGCGATTGCACACGCCGTTAAGATTGCGCCACAAATGAGTGCGGATCAACTGCTTGTCATCTGTTTATCCGGCAGAGGCGATAAAGATGTGGCAACGATAATGGATGTACTGGGAGGTAACGACGATGACTCTACAGCAGAAGCAGAGTAACCGGATTGATTCCACATTTGCACGTTTGAGCAATGAAGGCCGTTCGGCTTTAATGCCATTTTTTACACTTGGAGATCCAACGTTGGAAAGTACAGTTGCGCTCTTGCTCGGCATGGAGCAGGCGGGTGCGGACCTGATCGAACTGGGTATTCCGTATTCAGACCCGTTAGCAGATGGCCCTGTTATTGAGAAAGCTTCTGCGCGAGCGTTAAAAAATAACGTGACGATCGAAGACAGCTTCCACGTCGTTCGTGAAGCACGCCGAGCGGGCGCTAATATCCCGTACGTATTGTTTACGTATTTCAATCCCGTACTGCAATATGGCTTAGACCCGTTCTTCACAGCGGCAGCCGAGGCAGATATAAACGGTATCATTATACCCGATTTGCCAATCGAAGAAAGTGAACCGATCCGTATCGTTGCGGATCGATACGGCATCCATCTTATTCCGCTTGTCGCGCCGACGTCCGAGGCGCGCATTGCACGCATCGTCGAGCACGGTCGAGGCTTCATATACTGTGTGTCATCGCTTGGCGTAACCGGCATGCGTGATTCATTCGGCGATGAAGTCGAGAGCTTTCTTCACGCGGTAAGAAAGAGCACATCATTGCCGATTGCGATCGGTTTCGGCATCTCTACAGCTGCGCACGTACAGCGCTTTGCACCACATTGTGACGGCGTCATTGTTGGCAGTGCCGTCGTGCGTCAAATCGAAGCTGCGCTGCCTTTGCTCGAAAATCCAGCTACTTCTGCAAAAGGGGTCTTGCAAATTTGTGATTTTGTGCGACAATTAAAGCAGGACTAACTTACTTAGACGCTTTGCATCTGTAAAGCATGTTAGCTTATCAGCGTTAGCGTGCCGCAATCGCAAAGCATGGAGAGGTGGTATATAGATGCAACCAAAACGAAATGTCGTACATCTACCTGTGTACCAGCCGGGTAAATCAACGGATGAAGTGAAACGTGAACTAGGGCTGTCGAATATCATTAAGCTTGCCTCTAATGAAAATCCATTTGGCAGCTCACCGCAAGTTAAACAAGCGCTTATTGATGAAATTCAACATACGAGCTTGTATCCTGATGGTGCCGCAGTAGCACTTACGGCTGCGGTGGCACAGCACTTAGGTGTGAACAGCAATCAAATCATTTTTGGAGCGGGCTCAGACGAAGTTATTTTAATGCTTTGTCGTGCCTTCCTCGTTCCAGGTGACGAGATCGTTATTGCCGACCAGACTTTCCCGCAATATAAGCATAATGCGGATATTGAAGGTGCAGTTACGATTGAAGTTCCGTTGCGCGACGGGGGGCATGATTTAGAAGCGATGCTTGCGGCTGTCAATGAACGAACAAAGCTTGTGTTCATTTGCAATCCTAACAATCCGACAGGCACAATCGTGTCAGCCGACGAATTGCATTCATTTATGAAGCGTGTGTCCGATCAAGTGCTGGTCGTGTTAGATGAAGCCTACTGTGAATATGTGACCGACCCAACATTCCCAGATGCTTTACCGCTGCTAAGTGAATATAAGAACTTAATTACGCTACGAACGTTTTCAAAAATATACGGATTGGCTTCGCTTCGCATTGGCTACGGTGTTGGTCATCCTGACGTTATTCATACGATTAATCAAGTCCGGGAGCCGTTCAATACGACGCGCTTCGCGCAAGTAGCTGCTCTTGCAGCTGTGCAAGACCAAGCATTTATCGCGGAGTGCCGCCAGCGCAATGCCGAAGGAATCGTGTACTTGCAGTCGCAGTTTGCACGTCTCGGATTGAGCAGCTTTCCTGCCCATGGCAACTTTATTATGGTTGATGTTGGCTTGCCAGCTGTCGCTGCATTCGATGCGCTGCTGCGCAAAGGTTTCATTACGCGGGCTGGACATCAGAAG harbors:
- the trpB gene encoding tryptophan synthase subunit beta gives rise to the protein MSYTEQPLTQKNSDEQQRTLPDENGRFGSFGGRFVPETLMNALIELEEAYRHHINEPDFQTELIYLLKQYSGRPTPLYYAERLTQALGGAKIYLKREDLNHTGAHKINNTIGQALLAKRMGKHKVIAETGAGQHGVATATVAALLGMECKVFMGEEDMRRQRLNVFRMQLLGAEVIPVVSGSRTLKDAGNEALRYWVSHVHDTFYILGSVVGPHPYPMMVRDFQRIIGDETRAQLLETEGRLPDVCVAAVGGGSNAIGMFYPFIQDPSVKLVGVEAAGKGIDTPYHAATMTLGTPGVFQGSMSYLLQDKHGQVQHAHSISAGLDYPGVGPEHAYLNHSGRATYEPITDQEALDALQFLSRKEGIIPALESAHAIAHAVKIAPQMSADQLLVICLSGRGDKDVATIMDVLGGNDDDSTAEAE
- the trpA gene encoding tryptophan synthase subunit alpha is translated as MTLQQKQSNRIDSTFARLSNEGRSALMPFFTLGDPTLESTVALLLGMEQAGADLIELGIPYSDPLADGPVIEKASARALKNNVTIEDSFHVVREARRAGANIPYVLFTYFNPVLQYGLDPFFTAAAEADINGIIIPDLPIEESEPIRIVADRYGIHLIPLVAPTSEARIARIVEHGRGFIYCVSSLGVTGMRDSFGDEVESFLHAVRKSTSLPIAIGFGISTAAHVQRFAPHCDGVIVGSAVVRQIEAALPLLENPATSAKGVLQICDFVRQLKQD
- the hisC gene encoding histidinol-phosphate transaminase; translated protein: MQPKRNVVHLPVYQPGKSTDEVKRELGLSNIIKLASNENPFGSSPQVKQALIDEIQHTSLYPDGAAVALTAAVAQHLGVNSNQIIFGAGSDEVILMLCRAFLVPGDEIVIADQTFPQYKHNADIEGAVTIEVPLRDGGHDLEAMLAAVNERTKLVFICNPNNPTGTIVSADELHSFMKRVSDQVLVVLDEAYCEYVTDPTFPDALPLLSEYKNLITLRTFSKIYGLASLRIGYGVGHPDVIHTINQVREPFNTTRFAQVAALAAVQDQAFIAECRQRNAEGIVYLQSQFARLGLSSFPAHGNFIMVDVGLPAVAAFDALLRKGFITRAGHQKYPHHLRITIGSKEQNEALIVALEQVLAETQVKS